The following coding sequences are from one Alosa alosa isolate M-15738 ecotype Scorff River chromosome 3, AALO_Geno_1.1, whole genome shotgun sequence window:
- the faima gene encoding fas apoptotic inhibitory molecule a codes for MSSDLVGVWEVALSDGVHRIEFEHGTTTGKRVICIDGKEVLRRDWMFKLVGKETFYVGSSDTKATINIDAVSGFAYEYTLEINGKSLKKYMENRSKVTSTWLLNLDGTDCRVVLEKDTMDIWCNGQKMETAGEFVDDGTETHFTLSDHDCCIKAVSSGKRRDGIIHTLLVDGNEVAECTE; via the exons ATGTCGAGCGACCTGGTGGGCGTGTGGGAGGTTGCTCTGAGCGATGGAGTCCATAGGATCGAGTTTGAACATGGCACAACCACCGGGAAACGGGTCATCTGCATAGATGGAAAG GAAGTTCTACGAAGGGACTGGATGTTCAAACTGGTTGGGAAGGAGACGTTTTATGTGGGGAGCTCAGACACCAAGGCCACCATAAACATTGATGCGGTGAGCGGCTTTGCCTACGAGTACACGCTAGAGATCAATGGAAAGAGCTTGAAGAAGTATATGGAGAATCGCTCAAAGGTGACCAGTACTTGGCTGCTCAACCTAGATGGCACAGACTGCAGGGTTGTCCTGG AGAAAGATACCATGGACATTTGGTGCAATGGACAAAAGATGGAAACAGCT GGCGAGTTTGTGGACGATGGCACAGAAACACATTTTACCCTGAGTGACCATGACTGTTGCATCAAGGCTGTCAGCAGTGGTAAAAGAAGAGACGGCATCATCCACACGCTCTTAGTTGATGGCAACGAGGTGGCAGAATGCACAGAgtaa
- the ndufa10 gene encoding NADH dehydrogenase [ubiquinone] 1 alpha subcomplex subunit 10, mitochondrial — MALRVIRLFVPSGAAALKAGGHIQKAGVHTSTVNNLQYGWWAYILGERTSPRLKENSKIITIDGNLASGKGALAQKLADKLGMLYMPEADIHYMDRMNKEKEPLDAIFNGNCSLEKFYMDPKAKDGNSYRLQCWMYQMRVLQYADALEHLLTTGQGVILERSPYSDVVFLEAMMKQGFIRKQCVEHYNEIKNISICEFLPPHLVIYVDLSAEEVQKKLKASGKSHLQNVSLPYLKSIEQAYKNTFLPSISEQAEVLAYDTTQVKDIEKVVEDIEYLKFDKGPWKEADDVTFHYLRVLVEDKQQVANLTCIPRYLPEITVSAHDVDSTYYAYKSLPGKRYAEGYNADLGDKNILFK, encoded by the exons ATGGCTTTACGGGTTATCCGCCTGTTTGTACCGTCAGGTGCAGCTGCTCTCAAGGCAGGAGGACATATACAGAag GCAGGAGTCCACACAAGTACTGTAAACAACCTGCAGTATGGTTGGTGGGCATACATACTGGGTGAGCGGACAAGTCCCAGGTTAAAGGAGAACAGTAAAATCATCACCATCGATGGCAACTTGGCTTCAGGAAAAGGGGCCTTAGCACAAAAACTTGCCGACAAGTTGG GCATGTTGTACATGCCGGAGGCGGACATTCACTATATGGACCGAATGAACAAGGAGAAGGAACCGCTGGATGCCATATTCAATGGGAACTGCAGCCTGGAGAAGTTCTACATGGACCCCAAGGCAAAGGATGGCAACTCATATCGTCTCCAGTGCTGGATGTATCAGATGCGGGTGTTGCAGTACGCAGATGCCCTTGAGCATCTTCTCACCACAG GCCAAGGGGTCATTTTAGAGCGTTCTCCTTACAGTGATGTGGTGTTTTTGGAGGCTATGATGAAACAGGGATTCATCAGGAAACAGT GTGTGGAACACTACAATGAGATCAAGAACATCAGCATCTGTGAGTTCTTGCCTCCTCACCTGGTTATCTATGTTGACCTGTCTGCAGAGGAGGTGCAGAAGAAACTAAAGGCTTCTGGcaag TCACATCTTCAGAATGTGTCCTTGCCATACCTGAAGAGCATTGAGCAGGCATACAAAAATACCTTCTTGCCTAGCATCAG TGAGCAAGCGGAAGTTCTGGCCTATGACACAACACAGGTGAAGGATATTGAGAAG GTTGTTGAAGATATTGAGTATCTGAAGTTTGACAAAGGTCCTTGGAAGGAGGCGGATGATGTCACCTTCCATTACTTGAGAGTTTT GGTGGAGGACAAACAGCAGGTGGCTAACCTGACTTGCATACCTCGCTACCTGCCCGAGATCACTGTCAGCGCTCACGATGTGGATAGTACATACTACGCCTATAAATCG CTTCCTGGAAAGCGGTACGCAGAGGGCTACAATGCAGACTTGGGAGACAAGAACATCCTGTTCAAGTGA
- the LOC125291940 gene encoding aryl hydrocarbon receptor-like yields MLGNDGTYAGKKRKKPVQKIKPRPENAKTNPSKRHRDRLNGELDNLTSLLPFPDEVRSRLDKLSVLRLSVAYINVKNFFNATMKNNPALPVKNGLGTNGVDTTNFSEADLMLQALNGIVLVVTSEGYVFYASPTIQDYLGFHQSDVLHQSVFELIHTEDRAMFRRQLHFALNPQPFSQDQGGDDMQNSSDITWNIMTYDPQDIPPENSSFLERTFVCRMRCLLDNSSGFLAFNFQGRLKFLHGQGAGFGNGTSARPQLALFAVARPVQSPSILEVRSKMVIFQTKHKLDFTPMGIDSRGMVVLGYTEMEICMRGSGYQFIHAADMMHCADNHVRMMKTGESGNTVFRLLSKKTGWVWVQANAKLIYKDGRPDFIIARQRVLLNEEGEEHVRQRKFQLPFSFTSGEALLYESRPSLDIAEICDTGKAAKIRKVFEDNEVPPDSLLGCFYKQNHTAYMQSDIESQFSMEKVYMETRALVNVPSNSWQGEAPDTKDATLAAMLETFDQVAGDSDLGSALQEMDIGNSELKDWENALLRLAKTKNDVDSSMSLDDILTEDILSYLEETLLKESPERHLAHPQNCAAPENGVEISKFHMGQRTNFRSSCVNGASTLPTDLRSAQQGLGALDSAITDIQIELPKNDAIPSLQDLQLYDIFQKLQGSNGLQQNGSATFSLWENTLQVGISNGVSLVSSASTGSFVKPNGCSLSPQNHHALSNCKTNHISSVQNFPQCHPHVGMPIDPSGHVPVDRKRNVAMDQRNPAVLSAPGTNFTTQQMNNRNSFGPNAHPIGCIPNNVSTPFQNSTCQSPQSAPQHSRLNGLSAESQSHGQWAPNSQNSPTESFLNFVKEKYHLEPTLGLANREHSSPSSCMFQASSPPSASLSQLPHGQATAISSPWKTVNHDHQSPPQGSCYIQWSPSKPVVGTASIPQDHACISPPACQVTSGVSTSDMILQYLNCNEQTQIQCTESSPLPPLACVSETKPPHCYNF; encoded by the exons CAACCATGAAGAATAACCCAGCGCTCCCCGTCAAGAATGGCCTCGGCACAAACGGAGTGGACACGACGAACTTCTCTGAGGCAGACCTCATGCTTCAG GCTCTCAATGGCATAGTGCTGGTTGTGACGTCAGAGGGGTATGTGTTCTATGCCTCCCCCACCATTCAGGACTACCTGGGGTTCCACCAG TCTGATGTGCTTCACCAGAGCGTGTTTGAACTCATCCACACTGAAGACAGGGCTATGTTCCGTCGCCAGCTTCACTTTGCCCTCAATCCACAGCCTTTCAGCCAGGACCAAGGAGGAGACG ACATGCAAAACAGCAGTGACATCACCTGGAACATCATGACCTATGACCCGCAGGACATACCACCTGAGAACTCGTCCTTCCTGGAAAGAACATTTGTGTGTCGTATGCGATGCCTTTTGGATAACTCCTCTGGCTTCTTG GCTTTCAATTTCCAGGGCAGGCTGAAGTTCCTCCATGGTCAGGGTGCAGGCTTTGGGAACGGAACTAGTGCCCGGCCCCAGCTGGCCCTCTTTGCTGTGGCAAGGCCTGTGCAGTCCCCGTCCATTCTGGAGGTCCGCTCCAAGATGGTCATCTTCCAGACCAAACACAAGCTGGACTTCACCCCGATGGGGATAGACTCCAG GGGAATGGTTGTTCTTGGTTATACAGAGATGGAGATTTGCATGAGAGGCTCTGGATACCAATTCATCCATGCTGCTGATATGATGCACTGTGCAGACAATCACGTCAGAA TGATGAAAACGGGAGAAAGTGGCAATACAGTTTTCCGACTGCTATCCAAAAAAACTGGCTGGGTGTGGGTACAAGCCAATGCCAAGCTTATATACAAAGATGGGCGCCCTGACTTTATCATTGCTCGGCAGAGAGTCCTGTT aAATGAGGAAGGTGAGGAGCATGTGCGTCAGCGCAAATTCCAGCTCCCCTTCAGCTTCACCTCGGGGGAGGCACTCCTCTACGAGAGCAGGCCTTCCCTCGACATCGCAGAGATCTGTGACACGGGCAAGGCAGCCAAGATCAGGAAGGTCTTTGAAGATAACGAGGTGCCTCCAGACTCTCTCCTTGGGTGCTTCTACAAACAAAACCACACTGCCTACATGCAGTCAGACATTGAGTCTCAGTTCTCCATGGAGAAGGTCTACATGGAGACCAGGGCTCTGGTGAACGTGCCCAGCAACTCATGGCAAGGCGAGGCACCTGACACTAAGGACGCCACATTGGCAGCCATGTTGGAAACCTTTGACCAGGTGGCTGGTGACAGCGACCTGGGAAGTGCATTGCAAGAGATGGACATCGGCAATTCTGAGCTGAAGGACTGGGAGAATGCCCTGCTGCGGCTAGCAAAGACCAAAAATGACGTTGACAGTTCCATGAGCCTTGACGACATTCTCACCGAGGACATCCTATCTTACTTGGAAGAGACCCTATTGAAGGAAAGCCCTGAGCGCCATCTGGCTCATCCTCAGAACTGTGCCGCACCAGAGAACGGTGTAGAGATATCAAAGTTTCACATGGGACAGAGAACCAACTTTAGGAGCAGCTGTGTAAATGGTGCCAGTACCCTGCCAACAGATCTGAGATCAGCTCAGCAAGGACTTGGAGCCCTAGACAGTGCCATCACAGACATACAGATCGAGTTGCCTAAAAACGATGCCATTCCTTCTCTCCAGGACCTACAGTTGTATGACATATTCCAAAAGCTTCAGGGTTCTAATGGTttacaacaaaatggatcagcCACTTTCAGCCTGTGGGAGAACACCCTCCAGGTAGGAATAAGTAATGGAGTAAGTTTGGTTTCCTCAGCATCCACAGGCAGTTTCGTCAAGCCTAACGGGTGCAGTTTGAGCCCCCAGAATCATCATGCTTTGTCTAACTGCAAAACAAATCACATTAGTTCAGTTCAGAATTTTCCACAATGTCATCCACATGTTGGAATGCCCATTGATCCGTCTGGTCATGTCCCTGTTGACAGGAAGAGGAATGTTGCAATGGATCAAAGGAATCCTGCTGTTCTCTCAGCCCCTGGGACTAACTTTACCACCCAACAAATGAACAACAGAAACAGTTTTGGACCAAATGCCCATCCCATTGGCTGCATCCCAAACAATGTCAGTACGCCATTTCAGAACTCAACTTGCCAGTCGCCGCAGAGCGCACCGCAACACTCCAGACTGAACGGCCTTTCAGCGGAGAGTCAAAGCCATGGGCAGTGGGCTCCAAACTCTCAGAACTCTCCGACCGAGAGCTTTTTAAACTTTGTCAAGGAGAAGTACCACTTGGAGCCCACGCTGGGACTCGCCAACAGGGAGCACTCAAGTCCCAGCAGCTGCATGTTTCAGGCGTCCTCTCCGCCCAGTGCGAGCTTGAGTCAGCTGCCGCACGGCCAGGCTACTGCCATCTCATCACCCTGGAAGACGGTGAATCACGACCACCAGAGCCCGCCACAGGGATCGTGCTACATCCAGTGGAGCCCCAGTAAGCCAGTCGTCGGCACAGCGTCCATACCCCAGGACCACGCCTGCATAAGCCCCCCAGCCTGCCAAGTGACGTCGGGGGTATCCACCTCTGATATGATCCTTCAGTACCTTAACTGCAACGAACAGACACAG aTCCAGTGCACCGAGTCCTCTCCCTTGCCTCCTCTGGCGTGTGTTTCTGAGACCAAACCCCCACACTGCTACAACTTCTAA